The Eurosta solidaginis isolate ZX-2024a chromosome 4, ASM4086904v1, whole genome shotgun sequence genome includes a window with the following:
- the Coa7 gene encoding cytochrome c oxidase assembly factor 7 homolog: MAYDLKKESDVKEYIEKLGIEYRFGCYSEKKPEVCHLLGDYLEGIKKDFEKAAKVYKSTCDDYGYAKSCFKFGNYSFLGKGKSGSKGDPRSAYSYYEKGCQLNDPDACLHSGLLLVSRSMHKEIDRDVPKGIDFLSKSCDMNNATACFYLSGMHISGVQKKPEGSAPLSSAEKVKTKDTGYILQKDMKKAFDFASKACELRNMYACANLSQMYARGDGTEKNEKEAEKYKKLAMEMQDEVKKQQQALEFQQGLKMPN; the protein is encoded by the exons ATGGCTTACGATCTCAAAAAGGAATCAGATGTTAAGGAGTACATTGAGAAACTAGGCATCGAATATCGATTTGGTTGTTATTCAGAGAAAAAACCTGAAG TTTGTCATCTGTTGGGCGATTATTTGGAGGGCATTAAGAAAGATTTTGAAAAAGCGGCCAAAGTATACAAATCCACATGTGATGACTATGGTTATGCCAAATCCTGTTTCAAATTTGGCAATTATAGCTTTTTGGGCAAAGGCAAGAGTGGCAGTAAAGGTGATCCACGTAGCGCATATTCATACTATGAGAAGGGCTGTCAGCTAAATGATCCTGATGCATGTTTACATTCAGGATTATTATTAGTGTCACGCTCCATGCATAAGGAGATCGATCGCGATGTTCCAAAG GGCATCGACTTTCTGTCAAAGAGCTGTGACATGAATAACGCCACCGCTTGTTTCTACCTCTCTGGCATGCATATCTCCGGTGTACAAAAGAAACCGGAAGGCTCTGCACCACTTAGTAGCGCCGAAAAAGTTAAGACAAAAGACACTGGATATATACTACAAAAGGATATGAAGAAGGCATTCGATTTTGCGTCTAAAGCATGTGAGCTGCGAAATATGTACGCATGCGCAAATCTAAGTCAAATGTATGCGCGTGGTGATggaactgaaaagaatgaaaaagaagcagaaaaatacaaaaaattggcAATGGAAATGCAGGATGAAGTAAAGAAACAACAACAAGCGCTCGAGTTTCAACAGGGCTTAAAAATGCCAAATTGA